The Oceanithermus desulfurans genome has a window encoding:
- a CDS encoding arsenate reductase ArsC, with protein MRLLVLCTHNSARSQMAEGWLRRHLAEAGVAAEVWSAGTEKTRVKPEAVRVMAEAGVDLAGHASKTLFELPDPWNFDLVLTVCDAAAEACPAYPARTRRLHVSFPDPSGRPLAEWRRVRDALGRMSRALAAALAAGRWPDEAELKAAAGLE; from the coding sequence TTGCGCCTGCTGGTGCTCTGCACCCACAACTCGGCCCGCAGCCAGATGGCGGAGGGCTGGTTGCGCCGCCACCTGGCGGAGGCGGGGGTGGCGGCCGAGGTCTGGTCGGCGGGCACCGAGAAGACGCGCGTCAAGCCCGAGGCCGTGCGGGTGATGGCCGAGGCGGGGGTGGACCTGGCGGGCCACGCCTCCAAGACGCTCTTCGAGCTGCCCGACCCCTGGAACTTCGACCTGGTGCTCACCGTCTGCGACGCCGCCGCCGAGGCCTGCCCCGCCTACCCGGCGCGCACGCGCCGGCTGCACGTCAGTTTTCCCGACCCCTCGGGCCGCCCGCTCGCCGAGTGGCGGCGGGTGCGCGACGCGCTGGGGCGCATGAGCCGCGCCCTGGCGGCGGCGCTGGCCGCGGGGCGCTGGCCCGACGAGGCCGAGCTGAAGGCGGCCGCGGGACTAGAATAA
- a CDS encoding SAM hydrolase/SAM-dependent halogenase family protein — MTVYFLSDFGSADVYAGVVRAVLARRAPGARLVDLAHDLPPGDLRHAALQLYAAVPHLAEGGVVLAVVDPGVGSERRALAVRGERLWYVLPDNGLLTLAAELDPPREVWTLEPTRYTDGPVSPTFHGRDVFAPAAAHLALGLPPAALGPRLDVEELVRLPLATVAGREGEVIAFDRFGNAISNLRPQEPPEAVHLAGRRIPFRATFADVPEGEAVAYLGSSGLVEVAIRNGSLRERLKLFEGAAVSLHGPEEEPPPLELD, encoded by the coding sequence ATGACCGTCTATTTCCTCTCCGACTTCGGTTCCGCCGACGTCTATGCGGGGGTGGTGCGGGCGGTGCTGGCGCGCCGCGCCCCCGGGGCGCGGCTGGTGGACCTGGCCCACGACCTGCCCCCGGGGGACCTGCGCCACGCCGCGCTGCAGCTCTACGCCGCGGTGCCCCACCTCGCCGAGGGGGGCGTGGTGCTCGCGGTGGTGGACCCGGGGGTGGGCTCGGAGCGCCGGGCGCTGGCCGTCCGCGGCGAGCGCCTGTGGTACGTGCTGCCCGACAACGGCCTGCTCACCCTGGCCGCCGAGCTCGACCCGCCTCGGGAGGTCTGGACGCTCGAGCCCACGCGCTACACGGACGGCCCCGTGAGCCCCACCTTTCACGGCCGCGACGTCTTCGCCCCCGCGGCCGCGCACCTGGCGCTGGGGCTGCCGCCGGCAGCGCTGGGGCCGCGGCTCGACGTGGAGGAGCTGGTGCGCCTGCCCCTCGCCACGGTGGCGGGGCGCGAGGGAGAGGTGATCGCCTTCGACCGCTTCGGCAACGCGATCAGCAACCTGAGGCCGCAGGAGCCGCCCGAGGCCGTGCACCTGGCGGGCCGGCGCATCCCCTTTCGCGCCACCTTCGCCGACGTGCCCGAGGGCGAGGCCGTGGCCTACCTGGGCTCGTCGGGGCTGGTGGAGGTCGCGATCCGGAACGGCTCTCTGCGCGAGCGGCTCAAGCTCTTCGAGGGGGCGGCGGTGAGCCTGCACGGCCCCGAGGAAGAGCCCCCGCCGCTCGAGCTCGACTAA
- the surE gene encoding 5'/3'-nucleotidase SurE encodes MKILVTNDDGIFSPGIKALARAMSALGEVYVVAPDVEQSAVGHGITVRRPLRFKHTAAAGLDPIPAYRVDGTPADCVVLGVHLLGRPDLVVSGINIGVNLGLDLTHSGTVAGAIEGTSIGIPSIAFSLDVNSRAEMDFEPGAAEAVRIARWVADHGLPEKVFLNVNFPVNAPRGVRITELSTHHYEDAVVERVDPNGVPYYWIAGKPTGSEDPGTDLWAVRDGYTSITPISLDLAEHGFMPALRAAFEG; translated from the coding sequence ATGAAGATCCTCGTCACCAACGACGACGGCATATTCTCTCCGGGCATCAAGGCGCTGGCCCGGGCCATGAGCGCGCTGGGCGAGGTCTACGTGGTGGCCCCCGACGTGGAGCAGTCGGCGGTGGGCCACGGCATCACCGTGCGCCGGCCGTTGCGCTTCAAGCACACCGCGGCGGCGGGGCTGGACCCGATCCCCGCCTACCGCGTGGACGGCACCCCCGCCGACTGCGTGGTGCTGGGGGTGCACCTGCTGGGCCGCCCCGACCTGGTCGTCAGCGGCATCAACATCGGGGTGAACCTGGGCCTCGACCTCACCCACTCGGGCACGGTGGCCGGAGCGATCGAGGGCACCTCGATCGGGATCCCCTCCATCGCCTTCAGCCTCGACGTGAACAGCCGCGCCGAGATGGACTTCGAACCCGGCGCCGCCGAGGCGGTGCGCATCGCCCGCTGGGTCGCCGACCACGGACTGCCGGAAAAGGTGTTCCTGAACGTCAACTTCCCGGTGAACGCCCCCAGGGGGGTGCGCATCACCGAGCTCTCGACCCACCACTACGAGGACGCGGTCGTCGAACGCGTGGATCCGAACGGCGTCCCCTACTACTGGATCGCGGGCAAGCCCACGGGCAGCGAGGACCCGGGGACCGACCTCTGGGCGGTGCGCGACGGCTACACCTCGATCACCCCCATCAGCCTCGACCTCGCGGAGCACGGCTTCATGCCCGCGCTGCGTGCCGCCTTCGAGGGTTAG
- a CDS encoding thioredoxin family protein → MTVFKVLGAGCKNCRSLEANLRKALELLSAEAEVEKVEDYPSILSYGVTTTPALVVGREVLLSGRVPRPEQLAKLIAGYL, encoded by the coding sequence ATGACGGTGTTCAAGGTGCTGGGTGCGGGGTGCAAGAACTGCCGGAGTCTGGAGGCGAACCTGAGGAAGGCGCTCGAGCTGCTCTCGGCCGAGGCGGAGGTGGAAAAGGTGGAGGACTACCCCTCCATCCTGAGCTACGGGGTGACGACCACCCCGGCACTGGTCGTGGGCCGTGAGGTGCTGCTGAGCGGCCGGGTGCCGCGGCCCGAGCAGCTGGCGAAGCTGATCGCGGGGTACCTGTGA
- a CDS encoding tetratricopeptide repeat protein — translation MRWILGIAGLFLTLAWAQFNPGPAEYYAQCRTLYDEQVLAGARAACELALVADPEYVPALKLLVRVHLDEGNLEDAGDLLERLKRLAPEDLATRTLEARYLLARGRPAEALGLVEFVPGPEAAWVKGRAYEAVGRFTEALEAYREAAVLGEERARVDAARLLERMGRPRAALEELGEVEGPDRLVLKGRLLWTAGRLPEAAQTLERALAELSSADPRYTEALATLARVYYGMGDTRRGGLTLDQLAGRVNLVAELLRAAWLWLLGLVLLVGLHLYGESRIEPISTLEVRTDHAWGVGRVYGALLLAWLLGAAAAVGLGWYLYQNWLAAFTPVQAQVVRPVFYIVAALAAGALGWGALRPAEEGAASPLGRRESWLEGLWVGVLLLALVLGYAWLSGRTAWLGPVPFNPLLPLGALALAALALAEPLLRVRLPAALQARYGAGLAPVFAVLVAGLFLLAPVLLWWVVAAGALLIYLRMRGLLPVMVGWLVLGVLLLGAGYLPWARAFF, via the coding sequence ATGCGTTGGATATTGGGAATTGCGGGGTTGTTCCTGACCCTCGCCTGGGCTCAGTTCAACCCCGGTCCGGCGGAGTATTACGCGCAGTGCCGCACCCTCTACGACGAACAGGTGCTGGCGGGGGCGCGCGCCGCCTGCGAGCTCGCGCTCGTGGCCGACCCCGAGTACGTGCCCGCGCTGAAGCTGCTCGTGCGGGTGCACCTGGACGAGGGCAACCTCGAGGACGCCGGTGACCTGCTCGAGCGCCTCAAGCGCCTCGCGCCCGAGGACCTGGCGACGCGCACCCTGGAGGCGCGCTACCTGCTGGCGCGGGGCCGGCCCGCCGAGGCGCTGGGCCTGGTGGAGTTCGTTCCCGGACCCGAGGCCGCCTGGGTCAAGGGCCGGGCCTACGAGGCGGTGGGGCGCTTCACGGAGGCGCTCGAGGCCTACCGTGAGGCGGCGGTGCTGGGCGAGGAGCGCGCCCGCGTCGACGCGGCGCGGCTGCTCGAGCGGATGGGGCGGCCGCGTGCGGCGCTTGAGGAGCTGGGCGAGGTGGAGGGCCCCGACCGGCTCGTGCTCAAGGGGCGGCTGCTCTGGACTGCGGGCCGGCTCCCCGAAGCCGCCCAGACGCTGGAGCGGGCGCTCGCGGAGCTCTCCAGCGCCGACCCCCGTTACACCGAGGCGCTGGCCACGCTGGCGCGCGTCTACTACGGTATGGGCGACACCCGCCGCGGCGGCCTGACCCTCGACCAGCTCGCGGGCCGGGTCAACCTGGTGGCCGAGCTGCTGCGCGCCGCCTGGCTGTGGCTGCTGGGGCTGGTGCTGCTCGTGGGGCTGCACCTCTACGGCGAGAGCCGCATCGAACCGATCAGCACCCTGGAGGTGCGCACCGACCACGCCTGGGGCGTGGGTCGCGTCTACGGGGCGCTGCTGCTCGCCTGGCTGCTGGGGGCCGCGGCGGCCGTGGGGCTGGGCTGGTACCTGTACCAAAACTGGCTTGCCGCCTTCACCCCGGTGCAGGCGCAGGTGGTGCGGCCGGTCTTCTACATCGTCGCCGCGCTGGCGGCGGGGGCGCTGGGCTGGGGCGCGCTGCGCCCCGCCGAGGAGGGGGCGGCCTCCCCGCTGGGGCGGCGCGAGAGCTGGCTCGAAGGCCTCTGGGTGGGGGTGCTGCTGCTGGCGCTGGTGCTCGGGTACGCCTGGCTGAGCGGCCGCACCGCCTGGCTGGGCCCGGTGCCCTTCAACCCGCTGCTGCCCCTGGGGGCGCTGGCGCTGGCCGCGCTGGCGCTGGCCGAGCCGCTGCTGCGGGTGCGCCTGCCGGCGGCGCTGCAGGCCCGCTACGGCGCGGGGCTGGCGCCGGTCTTTGCGGTGCTGGTGGCCGGCCTCTTCCTGCTGGCCCCGGTGCTGCTGTGGTGGGTCGTGGCCGCGGGCGCGCTGCTGATCTACCTGCGGATGCGCGGCCTGCTGCCGGTGATGGTGGGCTGGCTCGTCCTGGGGGTGCTGCTCCTGGGCGCGGGGTACCTGCCCTGGGCGCGCGCCTTCTTCTGA
- a CDS encoding BMP family ABC transporter substrate-binding protein → MRKGFLALLVVLLGALGFAQGDKLKACWIYVGPVGDYGWSHAHDQGRIAAEKALPWLETQYVESVPEAQAEAYIDRLVKQGCEVIFATSFGYMDSVLAAARKHPDVIFAHATGFKRAPNVATYMADFYQLYYLNGLMAGALTKTGKVGYVGAFPIPELKRHISAFALGVRAVNPDAEVLVRWIYEWYNPAAAKEATEALIAEGADVFAFTEDTPTVIQVAAKKGLPSFSHYSPMKRFAPDQVVSGQLVHWEKIYIDFLAKVYAGVYTNKNLQDVDYWWLLPQGAVELGGEFGEPVNPKFVPALKAKKVNHPVFGEISVYDLVMKELALMSDVELAADPFQGPIKDRQGRLRVPAGLRLTKHELETMEWAAPGIKGPWPNEPK, encoded by the coding sequence ATGCGGAAAGGGTTCTTGGCGTTGTTGGTGGTGCTCCTGGGCGCGCTCGGTTTCGCGCAGGGGGACAAGCTCAAGGCGTGCTGGATCTACGTGGGGCCGGTGGGCGACTACGGTTGGAGCCACGCCCACGACCAGGGCCGCATCGCGGCGGAGAAGGCGCTGCCCTGGCTGGAGACGCAGTACGTGGAAAGCGTGCCTGAGGCCCAGGCGGAGGCCTACATCGACCGGCTGGTGAAGCAGGGGTGCGAGGTCATCTTCGCCACCAGCTTCGGCTACATGGACAGCGTGCTGGCGGCCGCGCGCAAGCACCCGGACGTGATCTTCGCGCACGCCACCGGCTTCAAGCGCGCCCCCAACGTGGCCACCTACATGGCCGACTTCTACCAGCTCTACTACCTCAACGGCCTGATGGCCGGGGCGCTGACCAAGACGGGCAAGGTCGGCTACGTGGGCGCCTTCCCCATCCCAGAGCTGAAGCGCCACATCAGCGCCTTCGCGCTGGGGGTGCGCGCCGTCAACCCCGACGCCGAGGTGCTGGTGCGCTGGATCTACGAGTGGTACAACCCCGCCGCCGCCAAGGAGGCCACCGAGGCGCTGATCGCCGAGGGGGCCGACGTCTTCGCCTTCACCGAGGACACCCCAACGGTGATCCAGGTGGCGGCCAAGAAGGGCCTGCCCAGCTTCAGCCACTACTCGCCGATGAAGCGCTTTGCGCCGGACCAGGTGGTGAGCGGGCAGCTGGTGCACTGGGAGAAGATCTACATCGACTTCCTGGCCAAGGTCTACGCCGGCGTCTACACCAACAAGAACCTGCAGGACGTGGACTACTGGTGGCTGCTGCCCCAGGGCGCGGTGGAGCTGGGGGGCGAGTTCGGCGAGCCGGTGAACCCCAAGTTCGTCCCTGCGCTCAAGGCGAAGAAGGTCAACCATCCGGTCTTCGGCGAGATCAGCGTCTACGACCTGGTCATGAAGGAGCTGGCGCTGATGAGCGACGTGGAGCTGGCCGCCGACCCCTTCCAGGGGCCGATCAAGGACCGCCAGGGCAGGCTGCGCGTGCCCGCGGGGCTGCGGCTCACCAAGCACGAGCTCGAGACCATGGAGTGGGCGGCGCCGGGGATCAAGGGTCCCTGGCCCAACGAGCCCAAGTAG
- a CDS encoding carboxymuconolactone decarboxylase family protein: MELEKAFAMMQQNLGSALPPVMEKIYRQDPGLFASHLMGKQFAKPEGGALDERTRVLVHLAAAVALGAEGCARAMAHRGRAIGLDREALLEAVYIARFAAASKVLEDAEVVFDELE, translated from the coding sequence ATGGAGCTGGAAAAGGCCTTTGCGATGATGCAACAGAACCTCGGATCCGCCCTCCCGCCGGTGATGGAAAAGATTTACCGGCAAGACCCCGGCCTCTTCGCCAGTCACCTGATGGGCAAACAGTTCGCCAAACCCGAGGGCGGAGCTCTGGACGAGCGAACCCGCGTGCTCGTTCACCTGGCGGCCGCCGTGGCCCTGGGGGCCGAGGGCTGCGCCCGTGCCATGGCGCACCGCGGCCGGGCGATCGGGTTGGACAGGGAAGCGCTGCTGGAGGCCGTGTACATCGCACGTTTTGCGGCAGCAAGCAAGGTACTGGAAGACGCCGAGGTCGTCTTCGACGAGCTCGAATGA
- a CDS encoding TSUP family transporter: MLISWSVLLWIALIVGFVTSSLRIWIDRVFVTLLLLTMGHLPIDAAVRVNLLVLLLAALSHGLIRREGWLWGAFGRFPSWEGWAAVLGGLVGGALGRVWAQGLTAGVLVGVLGAYAIAMGLRLLLVKPGEGKPAPEHPGWIAPIALGAGLFTGLISAGGKPFAVPLYNWAVGHKLPVAYAIGTFGAIAAAVGAVLAGYAYGPGFSGSTWATALAIWFGVSLVAWLTDRIWSPRLMKVTALLVAVVLIAIGVKFLVQVS, encoded by the coding sequence GTGTTGATTTCCTGGAGCGTGCTGCTTTGGATCGCTTTGATCGTCGGTTTCGTGACCTCGTCGCTGCGCATCTGGATCGACCGCGTCTTCGTTACGCTGCTGCTGCTCACCATGGGGCATCTGCCCATCGACGCCGCAGTGCGGGTGAACTTGCTGGTCCTGCTGCTCGCGGCGCTGAGCCACGGCCTGATCCGGCGCGAGGGGTGGTTGTGGGGCGCGTTCGGCCGCTTCCCTTCGTGGGAGGGCTGGGCCGCCGTTTTGGGTGGGCTCGTCGGCGGCGCCTTGGGGCGGGTATGGGCCCAGGGTCTGACCGCGGGCGTGCTGGTTGGCGTGCTCGGGGCCTATGCGATCGCCATGGGGCTGCGCCTGCTGCTCGTTAAACCCGGAGAGGGCAAACCGGCGCCCGAGCACCCCGGATGGATCGCCCCGATCGCTCTGGGGGCGGGCCTGTTCACCGGCCTCATCTCCGCAGGCGGCAAGCCCTTTGCCGTACCGCTTTACAACTGGGCCGTGGGGCACAAGCTGCCCGTCGCCTACGCGATCGGTACCTTTGGGGCGATCGCCGCGGCGGTGGGCGCGGTGCTGGCCGGGTACGCCTACGGGCCCGGGTTTTCGGGCTCGACGTGGGCGACGGCGCTGGCGATCTGGTTCGGGGTTTCGCTGGTGGCGTGGCTTACGGACCGGATCTGGAGCCCCAGGTTGATGAAGGTGACCGCCTTGCTGGTTGCCGTCGTGTTGATAGCGATCGGCGTCAAGTTTCTGGTGCAGGTATCGTAA
- a CDS encoding rhomboid family intramembrane serine protease translates to MFPLADINRPLRPPVVVKALVALNAAVFLVELLASPAAREAMIYGYGFVPRLFWADPLGEGYRLVTSQFLHGGFSHILGNLWFLWVFGDNVEDRLGRFRFLLFYLLGGALAALAQGVFDPGSTSPMIGASGAISAVLGAYFVLFPRAQILTLVWIILPLTFYLPAAFYLGYWALLQFVYALLGGSNVAFWAHLGGFVWGWAALRYGLFPPAAPPWRRG, encoded by the coding sequence ATGTTTCCGCTGGCCGACATCAACCGCCCCCTGCGCCCGCCCGTGGTGGTCAAGGCGCTGGTGGCGTTGAACGCGGCCGTCTTTCTCGTCGAGCTGCTGGCCAGCCCCGCCGCCCGCGAGGCGATGATCTACGGCTACGGCTTCGTGCCCCGGCTCTTCTGGGCCGACCCCCTGGGCGAGGGGTACCGGCTCGTGACCAGCCAGTTCCTGCACGGCGGCTTCAGCCACATCCTCGGCAACCTCTGGTTCCTCTGGGTCTTCGGCGACAACGTGGAAGACCGCCTGGGGCGCTTCCGCTTCCTGCTCTTCTACCTGCTCGGCGGCGCGCTGGCGGCCCTGGCCCAGGGGGTCTTCGACCCCGGCTCCACCAGCCCCATGATCGGGGCTTCCGGGGCGATCTCGGCGGTGCTGGGTGCCTACTTCGTCCTCTTTCCGCGCGCCCAGATCCTGACGCTGGTCTGGATCATCCTGCCCCTCACCTTCTACCTGCCGGCGGCCTTCTACCTGGGCTACTGGGCGTTGCTGCAGTTCGTCTATGCCCTTCTGGGCGGTTCGAACGTCGCCTTCTGGGCGCACCTGGGCGGCTTCGTCTGGGGCTGGGCGGCGCTGCGCTACGGCCTCTTCCCGCCGGCCGCGCCCCCGTGGCGGCGCGGTTAG
- a CDS encoding permease: MSLRAFRLNASWKLLPAALLWGLALWADRPFWDALLWRGLRLDPGVRWAEALHFFLYDTTKILLLLVGIVYAVALVRSYFSVERTQALLGVRREGVGNALAAALGVVTPFCSCSAVPAFIGFVAAGVPLGVTLSFLIASPMVNEVALVLLVGLFGWKVAALYLTAGLLVAVAAGWALGRMGLERWVEPFVYAIPLGERSEGAGAPSFDERMAFAAEEVRTIVGKVWPYLVAGIALGAAIHGWVPEGFFLRLAGPDNPFAVFGAVLLGVPLYSSAAGVLPLVEALHAKGLAMGTLLAFMMAVVALSLPEMLILRRVLKPQLIAVYVAVVAAGIIGMGYLFNAVLG; this comes from the coding sequence ATGAGCTTACGGGCTTTCAGGCTGAACGCGTCGTGGAAGCTGCTGCCCGCGGCGCTCCTGTGGGGGCTGGCGCTCTGGGCCGACCGTCCTTTCTGGGACGCGCTGCTGTGGCGGGGGCTGCGCCTCGACCCCGGGGTCCGCTGGGCCGAGGCGCTTCACTTCTTTCTCTACGACACCACCAAGATCCTGCTGCTGCTCGTGGGCATCGTCTACGCGGTGGCGCTGGTGCGCAGCTACTTCAGCGTCGAGCGCACCCAGGCGCTCTTGGGCGTCCGTCGCGAGGGCGTGGGAAACGCCTTGGCCGCGGCGCTGGGGGTGGTGACGCCGTTCTGCTCGTGCAGCGCGGTGCCGGCGTTCATTGGTTTCGTGGCCGCGGGGGTACCGCTGGGGGTGACGCTCTCCTTTTTGATCGCCAGCCCGATGGTGAACGAGGTAGCGTTGGTGCTGCTCGTCGGGCTTTTCGGGTGGAAGGTGGCGGCGCTCTACCTGACCGCGGGTCTGCTCGTCGCGGTGGCGGCCGGCTGGGCCCTGGGGCGGATGGGGCTCGAGCGCTGGGTGGAGCCCTTCGTCTACGCCATCCCGCTGGGCGAGCGCAGCGAGGGCGCCGGCGCCCCCAGCTTCGACGAGCGCATGGCCTTTGCCGCCGAAGAGGTGCGCACCATCGTGGGCAAGGTCTGGCCCTACCTGGTCGCGGGCATCGCGCTGGGCGCGGCGATTCACGGTTGGGTGCCCGAGGGCTTCTTCCTTCGCTTGGCGGGACCCGACAACCCCTTTGCGGTCTTCGGTGCGGTGCTGTTGGGCGTCCCCCTCTACTCGAGCGCGGCCGGGGTGCTGCCGCTGGTGGAAGCGCTGCACGCCAAGGGGCTGGCCATGGGGACGCTGCTCGCTTTCATGATGGCTGTCGTGGCCCTCTCGCTGCCGGAGATGCTCATCCTGCGCCGGGTACTCAAGCCGCAGCTGATCGCCGTCTACGTCGCCGTCGTTGCCGCGGGCATCATCGGCATGGGCTACCTGTTCAATGCGGTGCTGGGGTAA
- a CDS encoding ABC transporter permease: protein MEDWIWTTLVRALAFGTPILLAGLGEIYAERSGVVNLGVEGMMAVGALAAFAVAQSSGNPYLGLAAAVLVGALIALPFAVASITLRANQYVAGLALTMLGLGLSGLLGKPYEGAPLAHPLPETGFVVAALVLAAVLWFFLRHTFAGLVLRSAGENPETVDAMGINVYAVRYGAVVFGGAMAGLAGAFLSLAYRPSWADGITSGLGWIAVALAIFAAWHPLKAVGAALLFGALYHLSYRLQAAVSPEFLKAMPYLFVVVVLSLSALRRGPSGAPEALGIPYVRGERR from the coding sequence ATGGAGGACTGGATCTGGACCACGCTGGTGCGGGCGCTCGCCTTCGGGACCCCGATCTTGCTCGCGGGGCTGGGCGAGATCTACGCCGAGCGCAGCGGGGTCGTCAACCTGGGGGTCGAGGGGATGATGGCCGTGGGGGCGCTAGCCGCCTTCGCGGTCGCGCAGTCGAGCGGCAACCCCTACCTGGGGCTGGCCGCGGCGGTGCTGGTGGGGGCGTTGATCGCGCTGCCCTTCGCGGTCGCCTCGATCACGCTGCGCGCCAACCAGTACGTGGCGGGCCTGGCGCTCACCATGCTGGGCCTCGGCCTGTCGGGCCTCTTGGGCAAGCCCTACGAGGGCGCGCCGCTGGCGCACCCGCTTCCCGAGACCGGCTTCGTCGTGGCCGCGCTGGTGCTGGCCGCGGTGCTGTGGTTCTTCCTGCGCCACACCTTCGCCGGCCTGGTCCTCCGCAGCGCCGGCGAGAACCCCGAGACCGTGGACGCCATGGGGATCAACGTCTACGCGGTGCGTTACGGCGCGGTCGTCTTCGGTGGGGCGATGGCCGGGCTGGCCGGGGCCTTCCTCTCGCTGGCCTACCGGCCCAGCTGGGCCGACGGCATCACCTCGGGGCTGGGCTGGATCGCGGTGGCGCTCGCCATCTTCGCGGCCTGGCACCCGCTCAAGGCGGTGGGCGCGGCGCTCCTGTTCGGCGCGCTCTACCACCTCTCCTACCGCTTGCAGGCGGCGGTGTCGCCCGAATTCCTCAAGGCGATGCCCTACCTGTTCGTGGTGGTGGTTCTGTCCCTGAGCGCCCTCAGGCGGGGTCCGTCGGGGGCCCCCGAGGCGCTGGGAATCCCCTACGTACGGGGGGAACGCAGGTAG
- a CDS encoding glutaredoxin family protein: MNPPEVVLLTAPGCRRSERVRRAFKRAGLPFRELPLDDPEGARIAAEHRILASPGILVCGQPVGVFELFPECRFDPARLAARLKEVAPC, encoded by the coding sequence ATGAACCCGCCCGAAGTCGTGCTCCTGACCGCGCCCGGCTGCCGGCGCAGCGAGCGGGTGCGCCGCGCCTTCAAGCGCGCGGGCCTGCCCTTTCGCGAGCTACCGCTCGATGATCCCGAGGGCGCCCGCATCGCGGCGGAGCACCGCATCCTGGCTTCACCCGGCATTCTGGTCTGTGGGCAGCCGGTGGGGGTCTTCGAGCTGTTTCCGGAATGCCGTTTCGACCCCGCCCGCCTGGCCGCCCGCCTGAAGGAGGTGGCCCCGTGTTGA
- a CDS encoding arsenic resistance protein, with product MGQKVAEHLKRRLLFYALLAIALGWWAGANGAGWVTAQKGALRVLAQLLVFLMIYPMMINLNLELLPKEAREPKPVGLSLAYNYLLTPLLAYLLARIFIPNPELALGFFLVMLIPGSSMAVGYTGLVGGSLEVATVTQAVNFLVLPLALPLYLTALAHSFRLAVPVAGLLATVFWVLILPMFLGDLTRRAVLGRFGTPGLARLKPWLGVVTMVTMLVLVALIFMLKGAMLTLKWPLLLPLVLASIVYLVLILGLATWLDRALGLGYREHMGVAFVSSGKNNGTAIAIAVTAMSPLVALPAAILPLVQIVALVGYVHLAGAVLRFFGEQAVA from the coding sequence ATGGGCCAGAAGGTCGCTGAACACCTGAAGCGCCGGCTGCTCTTCTACGCGCTGCTCGCCATCGCCCTGGGCTGGTGGGCCGGCGCGAACGGGGCGGGGTGGGTGACGGCCCAGAAGGGCGCGCTGCGCGTTCTGGCGCAGTTGCTCGTCTTCCTGATGATCTACCCGATGATGATCAACCTCAACCTGGAATTGCTGCCCAAGGAGGCGCGGGAGCCGAAGCCGGTGGGGCTCAGCCTGGCCTACAACTACCTGCTCACTCCGCTGCTGGCCTACCTGTTGGCGCGGATCTTCATTCCCAACCCGGAGCTGGCCCTTGGCTTTTTCCTGGTTATGCTCATCCCCGGCTCCTCGATGGCCGTGGGCTACACCGGGTTAGTGGGAGGGAGTCTCGAGGTGGCCACGGTCACCCAGGCCGTCAACTTCCTGGTGTTGCCGCTCGCCCTGCCGCTCTACCTGACCGCGCTGGCGCACAGCTTCCGGCTCGCCGTTCCGGTGGCCGGCCTGCTCGCGACGGTGTTCTGGGTGTTGATCCTGCCGATGTTCCTGGGCGACCTCACCCGCCGTGCAGTGCTCGGCCGCTTCGGCACTCCGGGCTTGGCCCGCTTGAAGCCCTGGCTCGGGGTCGTGACCATGGTCACCATGCTGGTCTTGGTGGCGCTCATCTTCATGCTGAAAGGCGCGATGCTAACGCTGAAATGGCCGCTACTCCTGCCCCTGGTGCTCGCTTCCATCGTCTACCTGGTACTGATTCTGGGCCTGGCGACCTGGCTCGATCGCGCGCTCGGGTTGGGCTACCGCGAACACATGGGGGTGGCCTTCGTTTCCAGCGGCAAGAACAACGGCACCGCGATCGCGATCGCGGTGACCGCGATGAGCCCGCTCGTGGCGCTGCCCGCGGCCATCCTGCCGCTCGTGCAGATCGTGGCCCTCGTTGGCTACGTTCACCTGGCCGGCGCCGTTTTGCGTTTCTTTGGTGAGCAGGCGGTCGCCTAA
- a CDS encoding ArsR/SmtB family transcription factor: protein MDISINVDTTNIDTMARAFKALADPTRLRVLEVLSRGEHCVCEIQAHLDPLPQNLLSHHLRVLKEAGLVLAEKRGRWVHYRLNEPRLEALRQSVPRLDPNKQVECACRGAVETK from the coding sequence GTGGACATATCGATAAATGTTGATACAACAAACATCGATACAATGGCGCGGGCGTTCAAGGCGCTGGCCGACCCTACGCGGCTGCGCGTGCTCGAGGTCCTGAGCCGCGGCGAGCACTGCGTCTGCGAGATCCAGGCGCACCTAGACCCCCTGCCCCAGAACCTGCTCTCGCACCACCTGCGGGTGCTCAAGGAGGCGGGGCTGGTGCTCGCGGAGAAGCGGGGGCGCTGGGTGCACTACCGCCTGAACGAGCCCCGGCTGGAGGCGCTGCGCCAGAGCGTTCCGAGGCTGGACCCAAACAAGCAGGTCGAGTGCGCCTGCCGAGGGGCGGTGGAGACGAAATGA